The genomic interval GGCGGCGATGAGGCGTTCGTTCTCCTCATTGGCACCGCCGGCGTCGGCCACCTCGAGCAGACGACGGAGACCCTCTCCGTGATGGACAATTCAGTAGCGGCAGGCGTTGAGCCCCGACACGACGACGGCGATCATCTCCCTTTGAATCCGGGAGAGAGGACCCGGCCCGTACATCAGTTCGCGGTAGAGATCGTAGTGGAGCCGGATGACGCGGCTGTGGACGCCGTGAATGCGGATGATGTTGTCATCGTCCGCGACGCGGTCTTCCTCGGGGATCCCCGACGGATCCGGGTAGTCGATGAAGGCCACAGTCAGTGCCCGTCCGAGCCGGGTTCGCCGCCGGCCGCCAGGATGCGGGCGACTTCCTCCACATCCTTGTCGCCCCGCCCGCTGAGACAGATGACGACGCGTCTCCCCGCCCAGCGCGCGGCCTCCCGCCGCAGGCCCGCCAGCGCGTGCGCGCTCTCGAGCGCGGGGATCAGCCCCTCGAGCCGGCAGAGGTCCCGGAAGGCGGAGAGGGCCTCCTCATCCGTCACGGATTCGTAGCGGACCTGTCCCGTCTCCTTGAGCCACGAGTGTTCCGGACCGACGCCGGGATAGTCGAGTCCGGCGGACACGGAATGGGCGGGAATCACCTGGCCGTCCTCGTCCTGGAGCAGGTAGCTGTAGTTGCCGTGAAGGATCCCGGGCTCGCCGGCCGTGAGCGAGGCGGAGTGGCGGCCGGTATCGACGCCGTGCCCCGCCGCCTCCACGCCGACGAGGGCGACGCGCGCCTCCGCCGGGACCTCGCGGTTGCGTTCGATGAAGGGCGTGAAGATCCCGATCGCGTTGGAACCGCCGCCGACGCAGGCGAAGACGGCATCCGGCTCCACGCCGCGCTCGGCGAGTTGCCGGACCGTCTCGTCGCCGATGACGCGCTGGAAGTCGCGCACGAGTTCGGGATAGGGCGCCGGGCCGACGACGGAGCCGATGATGTAGTGCGTCGTGTCCACGTTCGTGACCCAGTCGCGGATCGCCTCGTTCGTCGCGTCCTTGAGCGTCCGGCTCCCGCTCGACACCGGGATGACCTCGGCCCCCAGCATTTCCATGCGCTCGACGTTGAGCGCCTGCCGGCGCATGTCCTCCTCGCCCATGTAGACGGCGCACTCGAAGTCGAGCGCCGCGCAGGCGGTGGCCGTCGCCACGCCGTGCTGGCCCGCACCGGTCTCGGCGATGATCCGGGCCTTGTTCATGCGCTTCGCGAGCAGCGCCTGGCCGATCGTGTTGTTGATCTTGTGAGCGCCGGTGTGATTGAGGTCTTCCCGCTTCAGCCACAGGTCGAGCCCGAGATCCGCCCCGAGGCGCGGCGCCCGGTAGAGCGGCGTGGGCCGTCCCACGTAGTGTTCAAGGCTGGCCTCGAGGGCCTCCCCGAAGGAGGGATCGTCGCGGGCCTCCGCCCAGGCCGCGGTGAGTTCGTCGAGCGCCGGGATCAGCGTCTCGGGCACGAACTGCCCGCCGAAGTCGCCGAACCAGCCGGGGGCCGGGCTGCGCACTTGGCGGCCGCTCATTTGGCGGCCGCCAGGAACTCGAGGATAAGGTCGATCGACTTCTCCCCCGGGGCCCGTTCGACGCCCGAGGAGACATCGACGATGTCGGGACGCACGTCGCGGATCGCACGCGCCACGTTGTCCGCGTCCAGCCCGCCCGCGAGCGCGAGCGCACACCCGTCGCGCTCAAGCCCCGCCAGCCACTCGTACGGGAAGCTGGTCCCGGTGCCTCCGGGTCCGCGCGGCGAGAACCCCTCCAGGAGGATCGCGTCCGCCGCCTCCCGGTACTCGTCCCACCCGCGGGCCAGGTCGTCGCTCGACGTGGGCCGGAGGCCCTTCCAGACATCCAGCCCTTCGTCCCTGAGTCGGTCGCAGAGTTCGGGCGGTTCGGAGCCGGCGAGCTGGGCGACGTGGAACTCCGCGATGTCCCGTTTGACGAGGATCTCCGCCGGGCCCGCGTCCACGAACACACCGACGGCGCGCGTGCCGCTCTCGAGCGCCTCCACGACGCCGGCGGCTTCCCCGGCGGTAATTTCCCGCACCCGGCCGGCGAACACGACACCCACGTAGTCCGCGCCGGCGCGGGACGTCGCGGTGGCGTGCCGCGGCTCCCGGAGACCGCAGATCTTCACTCCGACCCGGCTCATGCCGCCCCGTCGTTGTCGACCCGGGCGTCGGCGTCCGCCGGCTGCATCCGATCGCTCCGGGGCCGCCGGGGGTGGCCGACGAGCGCCTCAACGCCCGCCGCCGGATCGCCCGCCATCAGCCAGCCGCCGACCAGGACCGCGTCCGCCCCCGCGGAGCCCGCCGCCGCCGCGTCCTCCGCGGACCGGATCCCGCTCTCCGCCACGGCCACGACGTCGGCCGGAAGCTCCTCGATCAGGTTCAGCGAGCGTTCGAGGTCCACCTCGAAGGTCGCCAGATCGCGCGCGTTCACGCCGACGATCCGGGCACCGGCCTCGAGCGCCCGCTCCATCTCCTCCTCGTCGTGCGCCTCCACGAGCGCGGCAAGGCCGAGGTCGGCCGCGAGTCCGAGCAGTTCACGCAGCCGGGTGGCTCCGAGCGCGCGCACGATGAGCAGAACCGCATCCGCGCCTGCCGCGCGCGCCTCGTACAACTGGACGGGATCCAGCGTGAAATCCTTGCGGAGGACGGGAACCCCCACGGCGTCCTTCGCCGACCTCAGATCGTCCAGCGAGCCGCCGAAGTAGCGCTCGTCCGTGAGTACCGAAATTGCGGCCGCCCCCCCGGAGGCGTACACGCTCGCCACGCCCGCCGCCTGGGCGTACGGGTTGATGTCGCCGGCGGAGGGAGACCGGCGCTTGAACTCCGCGACCACGGAAACTTCCCCGGGCCGGCGCAGAGACGCCTCGAAACCGCGCGGGGGCGGGGCTTCATCCGCCTGGGCGCGAATCGCGCTCCGGAACAGTTGGAGCCGCGCGACCTCCTCCCGCTTCGCCGCGAGGATCTCTTCGAGAATCGTGTCGTGTGCCATGGGCGCCAAGCTGCGACCGCCGCCATCCCGCCGCAAAACCTCGGCGGCTGCGCCAGTTCCCGTCGAACGTTGCGCTTCGGTACATGTTCGGGTATATTCGGTAATCCTTCGGCCCCCTGCAAGCATCTGGGACGGGCACGGCGCGGAAGCTGCGAGCGGAGTGAGAAACGATGGCGCTTACGAAGCGACAGCGCGAGATGCTCGACTTCATCGAGGGCTTCATACGGTTCCGCGGGTATTCCCCGAGCTTCGAGGAGATCGCGGAGGAGTTCGGCTACCGCTCGCTCGCGACGGTGCACGAACATCTCGGGAACCTGCAGGCGAAGGGGTATATCCGAAAAAACTACAATGAGAGTCGATCGGTCGAACTGGTGGAAGGAAAGCTCCAGGTTGCCGCGGTCGAACTGCCGCTGTACGGCAACGTTGCGGCGGGTCAGCCGATAGAGGTCATCGAGGAGCAGGAGACGGTCTCCGTTCCCGAAGACATGATCGCGGGTTCCCTGAGCGAACACTATGTGCTGCGGGTGCGCGGCGATTCGATGATCGACGAACAGATCCGCGACGGCGACTACGTCATCGTCCAGTCGCGGGAGACGGCGCACAACGGCGAAATGGTGATCGCGCTCGTCGATGGCGAGAACGCCACCATGAAGAAGATCTACCTGGAGCAGGGCCGGATCCGGCTTCAGCCCGCGAACCCGGCGCTCACGCCGATCTACCTGCACCCCTCACAGGTCACGGTCCAGGGCGTGGTGATCGGAGTCATCCGGCGCTACTGAAGACGGAGAAGAAGCCTCACCGCAGTTGACGGAGGACCGCTCTCGACTCCCCGAGAGTACCCGTCCCGACGGCCACCCACCTCCCACAAAAACCGTCGGGGCGGAGGTTCCCGTCGCCCGGAATGGTTCCGCTACGGGCAGCGGTCGACGCAGATGTCCTCCCGGTACAGCGTAAGCCAGATGGCCTCGTGCTCGTAGTTCGCTGCGTGCTCCGCGATGGGAAACGCCAGTTCCGATAGCACCAGATGCAGTCCGGATACGGGTCTCCGAAGCCGGTGAATCGTGTAGTGCGTGCGCCCCGTATCGGACACGCCGAAGGCCGGAAGTTCCTCGACCGCGAAGTGGCGAGCAGCAACCTGGTCATCGGAGGTCTCCAGCCCCCCGGTCTGTCGATCAAACCGATTGCATGGATTGGAGTTGCGCCTCCGCGGCACCCGAATCGATGGCTTGCTCG from Candidatus Palauibacter polyketidifaciens carries:
- the trpB gene encoding tryptophan synthase subunit beta, which produces MSGRQVRSPAPGWFGDFGGQFVPETLIPALDELTAAWAEARDDPSFGEALEASLEHYVGRPTPLYRAPRLGADLGLDLWLKREDLNHTGAHKINNTIGQALLAKRMNKARIIAETGAGQHGVATATACAALDFECAVYMGEEDMRRQALNVERMEMLGAEVIPVSSGSRTLKDATNEAIRDWVTNVDTTHYIIGSVVGPAPYPELVRDFQRVIGDETVRQLAERGVEPDAVFACVGGGSNAIGIFTPFIERNREVPAEARVALVGVEAAGHGVDTGRHSASLTAGEPGILHGNYSYLLQDEDGQVIPAHSVSAGLDYPGVGPEHSWLKETGQVRYESVTDEEALSAFRDLCRLEGLIPALESAHALAGLRREAARWAGRRVVICLSGRGDKDVEEVARILAAGGEPGSDGH
- a CDS encoding phosphoribosylanthranilate isomerase gives rise to the protein MSRVGVKICGLREPRHATATSRAGADYVGVVFAGRVREITAGEAAGVVEALESGTRAVGVFVDAGPAEILVKRDIAEFHVAQLAGSEPPELCDRLRDEGLDVWKGLRPTSSDDLARGWDEYREAADAILLEGFSPRGPGGTGTSFPYEWLAGLERDGCALALAGGLDADNVARAIRDVRPDIVDVSSGVERAPGEKSIDLILEFLAAAK
- the lexA gene encoding transcriptional repressor LexA, with the protein product MALTKRQREMLDFIEGFIRFRGYSPSFEEIAEEFGYRSLATVHEHLGNLQAKGYIRKNYNESRSVELVEGKLQVAAVELPLYGNVAAGQPIEVIEEQETVSVPEDMIAGSLSEHYVLRVRGDSMIDEQIRDGDYVIVQSRETAHNGEMVIALVDGENATMKKIYLEQGRIRLQPANPALTPIYLHPSQVTVQGVVIGVIRRY
- the trpC gene encoding indole-3-glycerol phosphate synthase TrpC codes for the protein MAHDTILEEILAAKREEVARLQLFRSAIRAQADEAPPPRGFEASLRRPGEVSVVAEFKRRSPSAGDINPYAQAAGVASVYASGGAAAISVLTDERYFGGSLDDLRSAKDAVGVPVLRKDFTLDPVQLYEARAAGADAVLLIVRALGATRLRELLGLAADLGLAALVEAHDEEEMERALEAGARIVGVNARDLATFEVDLERSLNLIEELPADVVAVAESGIRSAEDAAAAGSAGADAVLVGGWLMAGDPAAGVEALVGHPRRPRSDRMQPADADARVDNDGAA